The following are encoded together in the Geobacter sulfurreducens PCA genome:
- a CDS encoding DUF3426 domain-containing protein: MIIQCAQCSSKFRLDDSKVTAAGIKVRCSKCRHIFVIKKEAPAEEPDFDSILQGLDATEGRGASAAAVAASQEPTQESEPAWAPQQAQAPSFAPADSDAEEAADNLAVSSGIPSGPAATDEDFSFDFGGEPTAGSENQAGQSTASEPEVFDFGGFEEESVTEEQSRPAEPEAASAVGGFGDGIAFGEVSPEAFAAATDAGGREEGSTGDFALEFEEGVAKEDASPKIEAEEEAEPFDFGELDLGIDETAPEPEPRDRTQQATVAAVPEQPVTEPAVTTAPLSPLDVPFGEEEAPPLVISSRRKGRSLLPLVAIVVSVLVIVALAGFGFYFFKEGPAAFNKLGIGFVAEWLGFEAREEGGIGLDKVRGGYLANAEAGEVFVIRGEAINNYRKPRASIQVKGALLGSGGQAVVQKIAYCGNSLSDEQIASLPMAKIESAMNNQFGDSLSNLGVQPGKRIPFVIVLANIPREATDFTVEVTGSTVATQ, encoded by the coding sequence ATGATCATCCAGTGTGCGCAATGCAGCAGCAAATTCCGGCTTGACGACTCCAAGGTAACAGCCGCCGGCATCAAGGTCCGTTGTTCCAAGTGCCGACATATTTTCGTCATAAAAAAAGAAGCTCCCGCGGAAGAGCCGGATTTCGACTCGATTCTGCAAGGGCTGGATGCAACGGAGGGCAGGGGTGCTTCCGCTGCCGCCGTGGCCGCGTCCCAGGAGCCAACGCAAGAGAGTGAACCGGCTTGGGCGCCTCAGCAGGCCCAGGCTCCGTCATTTGCTCCCGCTGATTCTGATGCCGAGGAAGCCGCCGACAACCTGGCGGTTTCCTCGGGAATACCTTCAGGCCCGGCCGCTACTGATGAGGATTTTTCGTTCGACTTCGGCGGAGAACCAACGGCAGGGAGCGAAAACCAGGCGGGGCAGTCAACTGCTTCGGAGCCGGAGGTGTTTGATTTCGGTGGATTCGAAGAGGAGTCTGTCACGGAAGAGCAGTCGCGGCCGGCCGAACCTGAAGCTGCGTCTGCCGTTGGCGGATTCGGGGACGGGATCGCCTTTGGCGAGGTGAGTCCCGAGGCCTTTGCTGCCGCGACTGATGCGGGGGGGCGGGAAGAAGGTTCCACCGGCGACTTTGCTTTGGAGTTCGAGGAGGGGGTGGCAAAAGAAGATGCCTCCCCGAAGATCGAGGCTGAAGAAGAAGCGGAACCTTTCGATTTCGGTGAGCTTGATCTCGGTATTGATGAGACTGCGCCGGAGCCCGAGCCCCGTGATCGCACCCAGCAGGCGACAGTCGCAGCGGTTCCTGAGCAGCCTGTGACTGAACCCGCTGTAACGACAGCACCGTTGTCCCCCCTTGATGTTCCCTTTGGAGAGGAGGAGGCTCCACCTCTTGTCATCTCGTCACGCCGCAAGGGGCGCTCCCTGCTTCCCCTCGTTGCCATTGTGGTGTCGGTCCTCGTGATCGTAGCCCTTGCCGGGTTCGGCTTCTACTTCTTCAAGGAGGGCCCTGCCGCCTTCAATAAGCTCGGCATCGGCTTTGTGGCCGAGTGGCTCGGATTTGAAGCGCGGGAGGAGGGAGGGATCGGCCTTGACAAGGTCAGAGGGGGGTATCTGGCCAACGCGGAGGCGGGAGAGGTTTTCGTGATTCGCGGCGAAGCCATTAATAACTACCGCAAGCCCCGGGCGTCCATCCAGGTGAAGGGCGCGCTGCTGGGGTCGGGAGGCCAGGCGGTCGTGCAAAAGATTGCCTACTGCGGCAACAGCCTGAGCGACGAACAGATAGCCTCGCTCCCCATGGCAAAGATCGAGTCAGCCATGAATAACCAGTTCGGCGATTCCCTGTCGAACCTGGGAGTCCAGCCGGGTAAGAGGATCCCCTTTGTGATTGTTCTGGCAAATATCCCCCGGGAGGCGACTGATTTCACCGTGGAGGTGACCGGTTCAACTGTTGCCACCCAGTGA
- the moaC gene encoding cyclic pyranopterin monophosphate synthase MoaC, translated as MSFNHFDDQGRAIMVDVSGKQPTLRTATAAATVSMQPDTLADLLAGRTTKGDVLGVARIAGIAAAKKTPELIPLSHPLAIHHAAIDFDTDQACGTVTVRATVRAFERTGVEMEAMTSAAVAALTIYDMCKGADKGITIGQIRLLFKEGGKSGTWQREEGQ; from the coding sequence ATGTCCTTCAACCATTTTGACGACCAGGGACGGGCCATCATGGTGGACGTGAGCGGCAAGCAGCCGACCCTGCGCACCGCTACGGCCGCCGCCACGGTGTCAATGCAGCCGGACACCCTGGCCGACCTGCTGGCCGGCCGGACCACCAAGGGCGATGTCCTGGGCGTGGCACGGATCGCGGGTATCGCCGCCGCCAAGAAGACACCGGAGCTGATCCCCCTTTCCCACCCGCTGGCCATCCACCATGCGGCAATCGATTTCGATACCGACCAGGCCTGCGGCACCGTCACCGTCAGAGCCACGGTACGGGCCTTCGAGCGGACCGGCGTGGAGATGGAAGCCATGACCTCGGCGGCCGTGGCAGCTCTCACCATCTATGACATGTGCAAGGGGGCCGACAAGGGAATCACCATCGGTCAGATTCGCCTTCTTTTCAAGGAGGGGGGGAAGAGCGGCACCTGGCAGAGGGAGGAAGGACAATGA
- a CDS encoding substrate-binding domain-containing protein gives MKMYRSFAATLVALLMLVTVAGAEERLKMSTTTSTQDSGLLKVLLPPFEKKNNVKVDVIAVGTGQALKLGEAGDVDVVFVHARKLEDKFVADGFGVNRKDVMYNDFVIVGPKNDPAGIAKAKTAAEALKLLATKGATFISRGDKSGTHTKELDLWKSAGVDPKGNWYVEAGQGMGPVITMATERRAYTLTDRGTYNAFKGAKTDLVILFQGEKGLFNPYGIMAVNPKKFPHVKYDLAMKLIDYVTGPEGLKIISDYKAHGEPVFFIYKK, from the coding sequence ATGAAAATGTATCGTTCGTTCGCGGCAACCCTCGTTGCACTCCTCATGCTCGTTACCGTTGCCGGCGCCGAGGAGCGCCTCAAGATGTCCACCACAACCTCCACCCAGGACTCGGGACTGCTCAAAGTTCTTCTTCCCCCGTTCGAGAAGAAGAACAATGTCAAAGTCGACGTGATAGCCGTGGGCACCGGCCAGGCCCTGAAACTGGGCGAAGCGGGCGATGTTGATGTGGTCTTCGTTCATGCCCGCAAGCTGGAAGACAAGTTCGTGGCCGACGGCTTCGGCGTGAACCGCAAAGACGTCATGTACAACGACTTCGTCATCGTCGGCCCGAAAAACGATCCGGCAGGCATCGCCAAGGCGAAGACCGCCGCAGAGGCCCTGAAGCTGCTCGCGACAAAAGGAGCCACCTTCATTTCCCGGGGCGACAAGTCGGGCACTCACACCAAGGAACTTGACCTCTGGAAGTCCGCCGGCGTTGATCCTAAAGGAAACTGGTATGTAGAAGCAGGCCAGGGCATGGGACCGGTCATCACCATGGCCACCGAGCGGCGCGCCTACACCCTGACCGACCGGGGGACCTACAACGCCTTCAAGGGCGCCAAAACCGACCTCGTGATCCTGTTCCAGGGTGAAAAAGGGCTCTTCAACCCCTACGGGATCATGGCCGTCAATCCGAAAAAATTCCCCCACGTCAAATATGACCTGGCCATGAAACTCATCGACTACGTCACCGGCCCGGAGGGGCTGAAGATCATCTCCGACTACAAGGCCCACGGCGAGCCGGTCTTCTTTATTTACAAGAAATAG
- the mog gene encoding molybdopterin adenylyltransferase has protein sequence MKAAILTLSDKGSRGERADASGPALVAWLAERGVETVRTEIIPDEADLISARLAAWADAGDADLILTTGGTGVSPRDVTPDATMTILDRLIPGFGEVMRMRSLQKTPNAMISRAVAGIRGTALIINLPGSPRGAVENLEAVWPAVPHAVEKIQGDTRDCAPVH, from the coding sequence ATGAAGGCGGCGATTCTTACCCTGAGCGACAAGGGCTCCCGGGGCGAACGGGCCGACGCCAGCGGCCCGGCCCTCGTCGCATGGCTGGCGGAGCGGGGCGTCGAAACGGTGCGCACAGAGATCATCCCCGACGAGGCGGACCTTATCTCCGCCCGCCTCGCTGCATGGGCCGACGCGGGAGACGCGGACCTGATCCTCACAACAGGCGGCACCGGAGTCTCCCCCCGGGACGTTACCCCCGATGCCACCATGACGATTCTTGATCGACTCATCCCCGGTTTCGGCGAGGTGATGCGGATGCGGAGCCTCCAGAAGACCCCCAACGCCATGATCTCTCGGGCCGTGGCCGGGATCAGGGGAACCGCCTTGATCATCAACCTTCCCGGCAGCCCCCGTGGCGCTGTTGAAAACCTGGAAGCGGTCTGGCCGGCCGTACCGCACGCCGTTGAAAAAATCCAGGGCGACACCCGCGACTGCGCCCCAGTACACTGA
- a CDS encoding energy-coupling factor ABC transporter ATP-binding protein — protein MSECIRLTNIRTTYAGRTVLAIDRLTLRSGRIYTLTGANGAGKSTLLSHLALLTAPTSGEIVFGDRTVRWNNGSLQHLRRQVTLVHQSPYLFTGSVFTNVAYGLKLRGVHGEELKSRVESALTLVGLGGFGDRRSRELSGGEAQRVALARALALRTSILLLDEPLANVDRATSELLTSIIAGLPADGTTVIMTTHDPEHAERLGGDRIHLVAGELANPLTGVKLSSSEGDELCRLSPKPAALFSIA, from the coding sequence ATGAGCGAATGCATCCGGCTCACCAACATACGCACTACCTACGCCGGCCGGACCGTCCTTGCCATTGACCGGCTCACGCTGCGCAGCGGCAGAATCTATACCCTCACCGGCGCCAACGGTGCTGGGAAGAGCACCCTCCTCTCCCACCTGGCTCTCCTCACGGCACCCACAAGCGGCGAAATCGTCTTCGGCGACCGGACGGTGCGCTGGAACAATGGATCACTTCAGCACCTGCGGCGCCAAGTCACCCTGGTGCACCAGTCTCCGTACCTGTTCACCGGCAGTGTTTTCACCAACGTGGCCTACGGGCTCAAACTTCGCGGCGTCCACGGTGAAGAACTAAAGAGCAGGGTCGAGAGTGCCCTGACCCTTGTGGGTCTCGGCGGATTCGGCGATCGTCGCTCCCGTGAGCTCTCCGGCGGAGAGGCCCAGCGGGTCGCCCTGGCCAGGGCGCTGGCACTCAGAACGAGCATCCTGCTTCTGGACGAGCCCCTGGCCAACGTCGACCGGGCAACGAGTGAGCTCCTCACCTCCATCATCGCCGGTCTGCCGGCCGATGGGACCACGGTCATCATGACCACCCACGATCCCGAGCATGCGGAGCGGCTGGGAGGAGATCGCATTCACCTGGTGGCGGGCGAACTGGCCAACCCACTTACGGGCGTCAAATTATCCAGCAGCGAAGGAGACGAATTGTGCCGTCTTTCACCGAAGCCCGCAGCATTATTCTCGATCGCGTAG
- a CDS encoding indolepyruvate ferredoxin oxidoreductase subunit alpha — translation MSHAISDDCTNCGACVDSCPVNAIAPAGDKHKIDADTCIDCGACVDTCPVSAISAA, via the coding sequence GTGTCCCACGCTATTTCCGACGACTGCACCAACTGCGGCGCCTGTGTCGATTCCTGCCCGGTCAACGCTATTGCACCGGCCGGTGACAAGCACAAGATTGATGCAGATACCTGTATCGACTGCGGCGCTTGTGTCGACACCTGCCCGGTAAGCGCTATCAGCGCAGCCTAA
- the pta gene encoding phosphate acetyltransferase, which translates to MGLMDQIRAKARNNLQTIVLPESYDDRMYAAAQQIVEQGLAKVVMLGNADTIARKAADLGATISGVELIDPATSPKLNEYADAFVELRKSKGLSKDDALKLLTAADNLYYAGMMVRQGDAGGEVAGATGTTGDVLRAAFQTVGPAKGIKTVSSFFFMVTKTPSFGENGIIFFADCAVNPNPDAQALADIAVATARNCKAFLDVDARVAMLSFSTKGSASHADVDKVLKAMELAKAIDPALQIDGELQADAALLPKVGERKAPGSTVAGKANVLIFPDLDAGNIAYKLVERVAGAEAIGPIIQGLAKPVNDLSRGCSVEDIVNVAAITAVQAQG; encoded by the coding sequence ATGGGTCTGATGGACCAAATCAGGGCTAAAGCCCGGAACAACCTGCAAACAATTGTGCTCCCGGAGAGCTATGATGACCGGATGTATGCCGCCGCCCAACAGATCGTGGAACAGGGTTTGGCAAAAGTCGTCATGCTTGGCAATGCCGACACCATCGCCAGGAAAGCGGCCGACCTCGGCGCCACCATCTCCGGGGTCGAATTGATCGATCCGGCCACGTCTCCCAAGCTCAACGAATATGCCGACGCCTTCGTGGAACTCCGCAAGAGCAAGGGACTCTCCAAGGATGACGCACTGAAGCTCCTCACTGCGGCAGACAACCTCTACTATGCCGGCATGATGGTCCGCCAGGGTGACGCCGGAGGAGAAGTGGCCGGCGCCACCGGCACCACCGGCGACGTGCTCCGGGCAGCTTTTCAGACCGTGGGCCCTGCCAAGGGGATCAAAACGGTTTCCTCATTTTTCTTCATGGTCACCAAGACCCCGTCCTTCGGCGAAAACGGCATCATCTTCTTTGCCGACTGCGCCGTAAACCCCAACCCCGATGCCCAGGCCCTGGCCGACATCGCCGTGGCCACCGCCCGCAACTGCAAGGCCTTCCTCGACGTGGACGCCCGGGTGGCCATGCTCTCCTTCTCCACCAAGGGAAGCGCATCCCATGCCGACGTGGACAAGGTTCTCAAGGCAATGGAACTGGCCAAGGCCATTGACCCCGCGCTTCAGATCGACGGTGAACTCCAGGCCGACGCGGCCCTCCTTCCCAAGGTGGGCGAGCGCAAGGCCCCGGGCAGCACCGTGGCCGGCAAGGCCAACGTTCTCATCTTCCCGGACCTGGACGCCGGCAATATTGCCTACAAGCTCGTGGAGCGAGTGGCCGGCGCAGAGGCCATCGGCCCAATCATCCAGGGCCTGGCAAAGCCGGTGAATGACCTCTCCCGGGGCTGTTCGGTGGAAGACATCGTCAATGTTGCCGCCATTACCGCGGTCCAGGCCCAAGGATAA
- a CDS encoding TetR/AcrR family transcriptional regulator, producing MSKLEKRDEIVRAALELIAEHGFHGAPMALIAERAGVGAGTIYRYFENKDVLINEMYQELEEKIFPVITEGYGELKAFRERFLHLGTALLRYFIQNPLDFRYLEQFHNSPYGVATRRERLLGVREGCDVYFHLFEEGIAQQVLKDVPLPLLFALSFGPLLAAARDHILGFIELDDALIARTIEACWDAVKR from the coding sequence ATGTCGAAGCTGGAAAAACGGGACGAGATCGTCCGCGCGGCTCTCGAACTCATTGCCGAGCACGGATTTCATGGCGCTCCAATGGCGCTCATCGCCGAGCGGGCAGGGGTAGGGGCCGGCACGATCTATCGATATTTCGAGAACAAGGACGTACTGATCAATGAGATGTATCAGGAACTGGAGGAGAAGATCTTTCCGGTCATCACGGAGGGATACGGGGAGTTGAAGGCATTTCGGGAACGCTTTCTCCATCTCGGCACGGCGCTCCTCCGGTACTTCATTCAGAATCCTCTCGATTTTCGCTATCTGGAGCAGTTTCACAACTCTCCCTACGGTGTGGCGACCCGCCGGGAACGCCTCCTGGGGGTGCGGGAGGGGTGCGATGTCTATTTTCATCTGTTTGAAGAGGGGATTGCCCAGCAGGTTCTGAAGGATGTCCCGTTGCCACTCCTCTTTGCCCTGTCCTTCGGTCCGCTTCTGGCCGCTGCGCGGGACCACATCCTCGGATTCATTGAACTGGACGATGCCCTCATAGCCCGCACGATCGAGGCGTGCTGGGATGCGGTGAAAAGGTAG
- a CDS encoding ABC transporter permease: MDFYSESLTTALQLIASRDPDVVSAVTVSIVVSLWSTLFAALAGVPAGVAVAVAEFPGKRAVVTLLNTLMALPTVVVGLFVYSLISRQGPLGEFGLLFTPWAMVVGQTLLAIPIVANLTMSAIKGADPRIVPTALTLGAGPFESIRRLVLEMRFGIMAALIAAFGRVIAEVGVAMMLGGNIRGHTRTMTTAIAMETGKGEFALGLALGLILMAVALIVNMALNALQQR, encoded by the coding sequence ATGGACTTTTATTCCGAATCCCTGACGACCGCCCTCCAGCTCATTGCCTCCCGCGACCCGGACGTGGTGAGCGCGGTGACCGTGTCGATCGTCGTCTCGCTCTGGTCGACCCTGTTCGCTGCCCTGGCCGGCGTGCCTGCGGGAGTGGCGGTGGCGGTGGCTGAGTTTCCCGGCAAGCGGGCCGTGGTGACGCTGCTCAACACCCTCATGGCCCTGCCCACGGTGGTGGTGGGACTCTTTGTCTACAGCCTCATCAGCCGCCAGGGACCCTTGGGCGAATTCGGCCTTCTCTTCACCCCCTGGGCCATGGTCGTGGGTCAGACGCTCCTGGCCATCCCCATCGTGGCGAACCTGACCATGAGCGCCATCAAGGGTGCCGATCCCCGCATCGTCCCAACGGCCCTCACCCTGGGCGCCGGGCCGTTCGAAAGTATCCGACGACTGGTACTGGAAATGCGTTTCGGCATCATGGCCGCGCTCATTGCCGCCTTTGGCCGGGTCATCGCCGAGGTGGGAGTTGCCATGATGCTCGGCGGCAACATCCGGGGCCATACCCGGACCATGACGACCGCCATCGCCATGGAGACCGGCAAGGGGGAATTCGCCCTGGGGCTCGCCCTGGGGCTCATCCTCATGGCGGTCGCGCTGATCGTCAACATGGCTCTCAACGCCCTGCAGCAGAGGTGA
- a CDS encoding DUF1573 domain-containing protein, giving the protein MRQRLAPLLTIMLLLQCVTAAFAAPTLSVDKPFFDFGTIPQGKKLDHVFTLKNKGDSPLSIVRTKSSCGCTVISLPRKTIEPGGSVELKTTFDSTTFGGKVTKTITVETNDPANPNYTLTLTGVVSEVLVVAPRQLNLGQIKAGTSGTFTVTVDNKGNRPVKITSATSPMPQVKVTAGKQSIKPGESTSITISVAPRPEDRFLSGFIIIKTDMPGKPEITVPVYGSVSK; this is encoded by the coding sequence ATGCGCCAACGGCTCGCCCCATTACTGACCATCATGCTGCTCCTTCAGTGCGTTACTGCGGCATTCGCCGCACCAACCCTGTCGGTGGACAAGCCGTTTTTTGATTTCGGAACCATCCCTCAAGGGAAAAAGCTCGATCATGTCTTTACGCTGAAGAACAAGGGAGACTCCCCTCTGTCGATCGTAAGGACCAAATCATCCTGCGGCTGCACCGTGATCAGCCTCCCCCGCAAAACCATCGAGCCGGGAGGAAGCGTTGAACTCAAGACCACATTCGACTCGACCACGTTCGGCGGCAAGGTCACCAAGACCATAACCGTCGAAACCAATGATCCTGCAAACCCGAATTACACGCTCACCCTCACGGGGGTTGTCAGCGAGGTACTGGTTGTGGCGCCCCGGCAGTTGAACCTGGGACAGATAAAGGCGGGAACAAGCGGGACATTCACCGTGACGGTGGACAACAAGGGAAACCGCCCCGTGAAGATAACCTCCGCCACCTCCCCTATGCCGCAGGTCAAGGTGACAGCCGGCAAACAGAGCATCAAGCCCGGCGAAAGCACTTCCATCACCATATCGGTGGCACCCCGGCCGGAAGACCGGTTCCTGAGCGGATTCATCATCATCAAGACCGATATGCCGGGCAAACCCGAAATCACCGTGCCGGTGTACGGCTCTGTGTCGAAGTAG
- a CDS encoding acetate kinase produces MIILALNCGSSSVKYQLFDWERKEVVAKGMVERVIIGDSFIMHEVPGRETYRKEYECPDHQVAIDLIIRTVVDADHGVLKDINEISAVGHRVVHGGEMFTRSVLIDEKVLDAVKEVQHLAPLHNPPNIAGIEAAQAVLPHVPHVAIFDTAFHQTMPEHAYLYPLPYEWYEKYGVRRYGFHGTSHLYVSKRAAVLLGKTPSECNIITMHIGNGVSHCAIKGGVSVDTSMGLTPLEGAVMGTRCGDIDPAIPAFMMQKENLSAKEIDSILNKKSGVLGVTGRFTDRRDVIEHASNGDHRCKVALDIEAYRLKKYIGTYMAVLGRLDAVVFTAGVGEMGWPIREKTIEGLEGIGIKLDRERNKGAMTRKRESLITTDDSPIKVFVIPTDEELVFTEDVVAILNGTYTDHMNFDYSFARTDFVRK; encoded by the coding sequence ATGATCATACTTGCCCTCAATTGCGGCAGCTCATCGGTGAAGTACCAGCTGTTCGACTGGGAGAGAAAAGAGGTCGTTGCCAAGGGTATGGTGGAGCGGGTCATTATCGGCGACTCGTTCATCATGCACGAGGTGCCGGGTCGGGAAACGTACCGAAAAGAGTATGAGTGTCCCGATCACCAGGTGGCCATCGATCTGATCATCAGGACCGTCGTGGATGCAGATCATGGCGTTCTGAAGGATATCAACGAGATATCCGCGGTCGGTCACCGGGTCGTCCACGGGGGGGAAATGTTCACCCGTTCGGTGCTCATTGACGAAAAGGTGCTGGACGCGGTCAAGGAGGTCCAGCATCTGGCCCCCCTGCACAACCCCCCCAACATCGCCGGTATCGAGGCCGCTCAGGCGGTTCTCCCCCACGTTCCCCACGTGGCCATTTTCGATACGGCGTTCCATCAGACCATGCCCGAGCATGCCTACCTCTATCCGCTTCCCTACGAGTGGTACGAAAAATACGGTGTGCGTCGCTATGGCTTTCACGGTACGTCCCATCTCTACGTATCGAAGCGGGCTGCCGTTCTTCTCGGCAAGACGCCTTCCGAGTGCAACATCATCACCATGCATATCGGCAACGGGGTGTCCCACTGTGCCATCAAGGGTGGAGTTTCCGTTGATACGAGCATGGGGCTTACCCCCCTCGAAGGTGCCGTCATGGGGACTCGCTGCGGCGACATCGATCCGGCCATCCCCGCGTTCATGATGCAGAAGGAAAATCTTTCCGCCAAGGAGATCGACAGCATCCTCAACAAGAAGAGTGGGGTGCTCGGGGTGACCGGTCGCTTTACGGACCGCCGCGACGTGATCGAACATGCGTCCAATGGTGATCATCGCTGCAAGGTGGCTCTTGATATCGAGGCCTACCGTCTGAAAAAGTACATCGGGACCTATATGGCCGTGCTGGGGCGCCTCGACGCCGTGGTCTTCACCGCCGGTGTGGGGGAGATGGGGTGGCCCATTCGTGAGAAAACCATCGAGGGCCTTGAAGGAATTGGCATCAAGCTTGACCGCGAACGGAACAAGGGGGCCATGACCCGCAAGCGGGAAAGCCTCATCACTACCGATGACTCCCCCATCAAGGTGTTCGTCATCCCCACGGATGAAGAGCTCGTCTTTACCGAGGACGTGGTGGCCATTCTCAACGGCACCTACACCGATCACATGAATTTCGACTATTCGTTTGCACGGACGGACTTTGTGAGAAAGTAA
- the glp gene encoding molybdopterin molybdotransferase MoeA, with protein MPSFTEARSIILDRVAPLGVERVGILEAVGRVLAENLIAPWEMPLCDNSAMDGFAVRADDCGETPVSLKVTGYIPAGGRPAGPVEPGCAIRIMTGAPVPSGCDAVVPVEETEDEGDAVRIMATVARRQHIRFKGEDVATGDIVVPRGTLLQPPEISMLASFGKALVPVFRKARVAILSTGDELVELGESPAPGTIINSNALSLAAAVRQCGAEPVIIGIARDNRESHREKLAEGLKADVLITSAGVSAGDRDLVRDVLAELGAEQLFWKVDMKPGGPTAFSMHGPVPVFSLPGNPVSTMITFEFFVRPALLRMMGHSRVVRPFVKATLLEEARKKPGKVNFLRVQATERDGRLVASTAGEQHTGILRTMVNANALVLLPREASVVPAGSEVEMMILRDDVTMLER; from the coding sequence GTGCCGTCTTTCACCGAAGCCCGCAGCATTATTCTCGATCGCGTAGCGCCGCTCGGCGTCGAGCGGGTGGGCATCCTGGAGGCCGTCGGCCGGGTTCTTGCCGAGAACCTGATCGCCCCCTGGGAGATGCCCCTCTGCGACAACTCCGCCATGGACGGCTTTGCCGTGCGCGCCGACGACTGTGGTGAGACTCCGGTATCCCTGAAGGTTACGGGCTATATCCCCGCCGGCGGCCGGCCCGCCGGTCCGGTGGAGCCCGGCTGCGCCATCAGGATCATGACCGGCGCACCGGTCCCGTCCGGCTGCGACGCGGTGGTGCCGGTGGAAGAAACCGAAGATGAAGGCGACGCGGTCCGGATCATGGCCACGGTCGCGCGTCGCCAGCACATCCGCTTCAAGGGAGAAGATGTCGCCACGGGCGATATCGTCGTCCCCCGCGGCACCCTGCTCCAGCCCCCCGAAATCAGCATGCTCGCATCCTTCGGCAAGGCACTGGTGCCGGTATTTCGCAAGGCCCGGGTCGCCATTCTGTCCACCGGCGACGAACTGGTCGAATTGGGCGAGTCCCCCGCACCGGGTACGATCATCAACTCCAACGCCCTGTCCCTGGCAGCCGCGGTACGCCAGTGCGGCGCCGAACCAGTTATCATCGGCATCGCCCGCGACAACCGGGAAAGCCATCGCGAAAAGCTTGCCGAAGGGCTTAAAGCCGACGTTCTCATCACGTCGGCCGGCGTCTCGGCCGGCGACCGCGACCTGGTCCGCGATGTCCTGGCCGAACTGGGGGCTGAACAGCTCTTCTGGAAGGTCGACATGAAACCCGGCGGCCCCACCGCTTTCAGCATGCATGGTCCGGTACCGGTCTTCTCCCTTCCCGGCAACCCGGTCTCCACCATGATCACCTTCGAGTTCTTCGTCCGTCCGGCGCTCCTGCGGATGATGGGACACAGCCGCGTGGTGCGCCCCTTTGTTAAGGCCACTCTGCTGGAAGAGGCACGCAAGAAACCGGGCAAGGTAAACTTCCTCCGGGTACAGGCGACAGAACGGGACGGCCGTCTGGTGGCATCCACTGCCGGTGAGCAGCACACCGGCATTCTCAGGACCATGGTCAATGCCAACGCTCTGGTGCTGCTTCCCCGGGAGGCCTCGGTCGTCCCGGCCGGAAGCGAGGTGGAGATGATGATCCTGCGGGACGACGTTACGATGCTGGAACGCTAA
- a CDS encoding molybdenum cofactor biosynthesis protein MoaE, whose translation MVIITDTPIDPTSAYGLLSKGTSGSIVLHYAVVKQDAGNSAPTACIDYRFDAGAIEELEAISAELRQQWQLEDVLLIRREGCLGVGEIISLAAASSPNSEDAFSACRHGIARLKKMSTVHKREKFVE comes from the coding sequence ATGGTCATCATTACCGACACCCCCATCGATCCCACATCTGCCTACGGGCTTCTCTCAAAAGGGACTTCAGGCTCGATTGTCCTTCACTACGCCGTGGTGAAACAGGACGCCGGCAACAGCGCGCCTACCGCCTGCATCGACTACCGGTTCGACGCTGGTGCGATCGAGGAACTGGAGGCAATCTCCGCCGAGCTGCGCCAGCAGTGGCAACTGGAAGACGTCCTTTTGATCAGGCGGGAGGGATGTCTGGGCGTCGGAGAGATCATCTCTCTTGCGGCCGCAAGCTCCCCTAACAGCGAGGACGCTTTTTCCGCCTGTCGGCACGGCATCGCCCGTCTCAAGAAAATGTCGACCGTTCACAAGCGGGAGAAGTTTGTAGAGTAG